In Prunus dulcis chromosome 1, ALMONDv2, whole genome shotgun sequence, the following are encoded in one genomic region:
- the LOC117614928 gene encoding zinc finger transcription factor YY1-like isoform X2 — translation METQFHHNYFERRPIFRSKTPAVKWFKEWVPQDVVATGGKCSLLKWVTADTIKALKEKSKETVAPEPEPEPTTEVLFLCSYEGCGKTFIDAGALRKHSHIHGERQYVCHYEGCGKAFSLDFNLRSHMKTHSQENYHICPYPDCGKRYAHEYKLKNHISSHHEKSVMVDVPKYATPPAEKQIKTPKPPAGGYGSASSDRPYACPYEGCEKAYIHEYKLKLHLRREHPGHMSDENAENAPNNADNEMDEASDQDAYAGKRVNGKSQKQNRPKPNLKFPPAKVVQRKGATPSPATMNTMKKPWPVKDEVVYEEEDSEETEEDRDNVEDGWRYGENNDDDDEETEDED, via the exons ATGGAGACCCAATTCCATCACAATTATTTCGAGAGGCGCCCCATCTTCCGATCCAAGACTCCCGCTGTAAAATGGTTTAAAGAATG GGTTCCTCAAGATGTTGTAGCAACTGGTGGGAAGTGCTCTCTATTGAAATGGGTCACAG CGGATACAATAAAGGCTTTGAAAGAGAAATCAAAAGAAACTGTGGCACCAGAGCCAGAGCCAGAACCAACAACGGAAGTGCTTTTTCTTTGCAGCTATGAAGGCTGTGGGAAGACCTTTATTGATGCTGGTGCTTTGAGGAAGCATTCACACATCCATGGGGAAAGACAATATGTTTGTCACTATGAGGGTTGTGGAAAG GCCTTCTCCCTGGATTTCAACCTTAGGTCTCACATGAAAACACATTCGCAAGAGAACTATCATATTTGTCCATACCCAGACTGTGGAAAGAGATATGCTCATGAATACAAGCTTAAAAACCACATTTCGTCTCACCATGAGAAG AGTGTGATGGTGGACGTGCCAAAATATGCTACCCCACCTGCAGAGAAGCAAATCAAAACTCCCAAGCCTCCCGCAGGGGGTTATGGCTCTGCATCATCTGATCGCCCTTATGCTTGTCCTTATGAAGGGTGTGAAAAGGCCTACATCCATGAATACAAGCTTAAACTACATCTCAGGAGAGAGCATCCTGGCCATATGTCTGATGAGAATGCGGAGAATGCGCCTAATAATGCTGACAATGAGATGGATGAAGCCAGTGATCAAGATGCCTATGCTGGAAAACGTGTGAATGGCAAGAGCCAGAAACAAAACAGGCCCAAACCAAACTTAAAGTTCCCGCCTGCAAAAGTTGTTCAGCGTAAAGGCGCAACTCCATCTCCTGCCACTATGAACACAATGAAAAAGCCCTGGCCCGTCAAAGATGAAGTAGTTTACGAGGAAGAAGATAGTGAAGAGACTGAGGAGGACCGCGACAATGTTGAGGATGGTTGGAGGTACGGTGAAAACAACGACGACGATGATGAAGAAACAGAGGATGAAGACTAG
- the LOC117615527 gene encoding serine/threonine-protein kinase-like protein At5g23170 produces the protein MVDFDYDQLVKATESFSPTKLIGKGSHGMVYKAILVNKLVAIKKPLDQYHAHQVSLLKLDNEIRVLSSLPESPHVISLLGTSHQDSNKNKLLVMEFMPNGSLHDLLHVASTPPPWPKRVEIAIRVARAVQFLHQGEPMVIHRDVKSANILFDSDWNAKLADFGLAVLLRVDSPSHPSEPAAGTIGYLDPCYTTPSKLSTKNDVFSFGVVLLEIISSRKVIDIYKSPASIVDWAIPLIKEQRIEQICDARLGLPTYMSSTIRHVLNVAASCVSSDVACRPTMMDVVKEMENCFIERVRLPIWSNMVRSLVPTRMKKLAKSLQQAECATEQSDADVPSGKLLLWQVLDDAADIG, from the coding sequence atggtggaCTTTGATTATGATCAACTTGTGAAGGCAACAGAAAGCTTCTCTCCAACTAAGCTCATTGGCAAAGGAAGCCATGGCATGGTTTACAAAGCCATACTAGTCAACAAACTGGTTGCCATAAAGAAGCCACTTGATCAATATCATGCCCATCAAGTATCACTCCTTAAGCTCGACAATGAGATACGTGTGTTGTCTTCTCTACCCGAAAGCCCACATGTTATAAGCCTTCTTGGAACAAGTCATCAAGACTCAAACAAGAACAAGCTCCTTGTCATGGAGTTCATGCCCAATGGCTCTCTCCACGACCTACTTCATGTTGCATCCACACCCCCTCCATGGCCTAAACGTGTGGAAATCGCCATTCGTGTTGCCCGGGCTGTCCAATTTCTTCACCAAGGGGAACCTATGGTGATCCACAGAGACGTCAAGTCGGCAAACATTTTGTTCGATTCAGATTGGAATGCCAAGTTGGCGGACTTTGGACTTGCCGTGCTCTTGCGAGTCGACTCGCCGAGTCACCCGAGTGAACCCGCTGCAGGTACTATTGGATACTTGGACCCTTGTTACACCACTCCTAGCAAACTAAGTACCAAGAATGATGTGTTTAGTTTTGGCGTTGTGTTGTTGGAGATTATAAGTTCAAGGAAAGTCATTGACATCTATAAATCACCAGCTTCAATAGTGGATTGGGCAATTCCATTAATCAAAGAGCAAAGAATAGAACAAATTTGTGATGCAAGGCTAGGGTTGCCCACGTACATGTCAAGCACAATAAGGCACGTGTTAAATGTGGCAGCAAGCTGTGTCTCATCAGATGTAGCATGTCGTCCAACAATGATGGACGTTGTTAAGGAGATGGAAAATTGTTTTATCGAACGAGTTAGGTTACCGATTTGGAGTAACATGGTGAGGAGCTTGGTGCCCACGAGGATGAAAAAATTAGCAAAAAGTTTGCAGCAGGCAGAGTGTGCAACAGAACAAAGTGATGCCGATGTTCCAAGTGGGAAGCTATTGTTGTGGCAGGTTTTGGATGATGCTGCAGATATTGGCTGA
- the LOC117615632 gene encoding DNA-directed RNA polymerase III subunit rpc6-like, whose protein sequence is MSRPSALKRKQPDSNSPLESLTEHEKIVYNVIRSKQDMGIWTRDMKKEANLPDNLVGKSIKSLQAKNLIKEVVNVQSKGRKHYMASEFEPSKELTGGDWYSNGTLDKYYITCVKDGFAKIIYQLKVATLEGISDEVKKSGIFKTSFTRPQIEEILRVLVLDKRVTEVKSTGMGEFASFPVGKVCYKSISKGGTKREPKVGAMASIPCGVCPRISQCTPDGIISPRTCVYFTKWLDF, encoded by the coding sequence ATGAGCAGACCTTCAGCACTCAAACGGAAACAGCCAGACTCTAATTCCCCGTTGGAGTCTTTGACAGAGCACGAGAAAATCGTATATAATGTGATCCGAAGCAAGCAAGATATGGGAATTTGGACACGAGACATGAAGAAGGAAGCGAACCTCCCTGACAATCTGGTTGGCAAATCCATAAAATCACTCCAAGCCAAGAACCTGATAAAAGAGGTTGTAAATGTCCAAAGCAAGGGGAGAAAGCATTATATGGCTTCAGAGTTTGAGCCCTCCAAGGAGTTAACCGGTGGGGATTGGTATTCTAATGGGACCCTCGATAAATATTACATAACCTGTGTAAAAGACGGGTTTGCAAAGATCATATATCAGCTCAAGGTTGCTACCTTGGAGGGAATTTCTGATGAAGTTAAAAAGAGTGGAATATTCAAAACTTCGTTCACAAGACCGCAAATTGAGGAGATTCTCAGGGTTCTGGTTTTGGACAAACGGGTCACGGAGGTGAAGAGCACTGGGATGGGGGAGTTTGCTTCATTTCCAGTTGGGAAAGTTTGCTATAAATCCATAAGCAAGGGAGGTACTAAACGGGAACCCAAAGTAGGGGCCATGGCTTCCATTCCATGTGGAGTTTGTCCGCGGATAAGTCAATGTACGCCAGATGGTATTATTTCCCCAAGGACGTGTGtctacttcaccaaatggtTGGATTTCTGA
- the LOC117614928 gene encoding zinc finger transcription factor YY1-like isoform X1 yields the protein METQFHHNYFERRPIFRSKTPAVKWFKEWVPQDVVATGGKCSLLKWVTADTIKALKEKSKETVAPEPEPEPTTEVLFLCSYEGCGKTFIDAGALRKHSHIHGERQYVCHYEGCGKKFLDSSKLKRHFLIHTGERDYRCNFEGCGKAFSLDFNLRSHMKTHSQENYHICPYPDCGKRYAHEYKLKNHISSHHEKSVMVDVPKYATPPAEKQIKTPKPPAGGYGSASSDRPYACPYEGCEKAYIHEYKLKLHLRREHPGHMSDENAENAPNNADNEMDEASDQDAYAGKRVNGKSQKQNRPKPNLKFPPAKVVQRKGATPSPATMNTMKKPWPVKDEVVYEEEDSEETEEDRDNVEDGWRYGENNDDDDEETEDED from the exons ATGGAGACCCAATTCCATCACAATTATTTCGAGAGGCGCCCCATCTTCCGATCCAAGACTCCCGCTGTAAAATGGTTTAAAGAATG GGTTCCTCAAGATGTTGTAGCAACTGGTGGGAAGTGCTCTCTATTGAAATGGGTCACAG CGGATACAATAAAGGCTTTGAAAGAGAAATCAAAAGAAACTGTGGCACCAGAGCCAGAGCCAGAACCAACAACGGAAGTGCTTTTTCTTTGCAGCTATGAAGGCTGTGGGAAGACCTTTATTGATGCTGGTGCTTTGAGGAAGCATTCACACATCCATGGGGAAAGACAATATGTTTGTCACTATGAGGGTTGTGGAAAG AAATTTTTGGATAGTTCAAAGTTGAAAAGACACTTTCTTATTCATACTGGGGAGAGAGATTATCGGTGTAACTTTGAAGGCTGTGGTAAG GCCTTCTCCCTGGATTTCAACCTTAGGTCTCACATGAAAACACATTCGCAAGAGAACTATCATATTTGTCCATACCCAGACTGTGGAAAGAGATATGCTCATGAATACAAGCTTAAAAACCACATTTCGTCTCACCATGAGAAG AGTGTGATGGTGGACGTGCCAAAATATGCTACCCCACCTGCAGAGAAGCAAATCAAAACTCCCAAGCCTCCCGCAGGGGGTTATGGCTCTGCATCATCTGATCGCCCTTATGCTTGTCCTTATGAAGGGTGTGAAAAGGCCTACATCCATGAATACAAGCTTAAACTACATCTCAGGAGAGAGCATCCTGGCCATATGTCTGATGAGAATGCGGAGAATGCGCCTAATAATGCTGACAATGAGATGGATGAAGCCAGTGATCAAGATGCCTATGCTGGAAAACGTGTGAATGGCAAGAGCCAGAAACAAAACAGGCCCAAACCAAACTTAAAGTTCCCGCCTGCAAAAGTTGTTCAGCGTAAAGGCGCAACTCCATCTCCTGCCACTATGAACACAATGAAAAAGCCCTGGCCCGTCAAAGATGAAGTAGTTTACGAGGAAGAAGATAGTGAAGAGACTGAGGAGGACCGCGACAATGTTGAGGATGGTTGGAGGTACGGTGAAAACAACGACGACGATGATGAAGAAACAGAGGATGAAGACTAG